The stretch of DNA AGGGCGGTCGCCGACGCCATCGCACAGGCGCCGGACCGGGCCGACCGGGCCCGGCCGCGCGGCTCGGTCCGCTCCTGGCGGGAGGTGGGGCGGGGCGGCGGAAGCGGCGTGTGGACCAGGCGCGGCGAGACGCTGGGCGCCGTGCTCTCCGGGAACACGCCGACGATCCAGAACGGCTGGCTGCAGGCGCTCGCACTGGGCTACCGGGTGGCGGTCCGCCCCTCCCGCCGCGAGCCGTTCACCGCCCACCGGGTCATCGCGGCGCTGCGCGCGGCCGGCTTCCGCGACACCGACGCCGCCTACCTGCCGACCGCCCGCACCGGGGCGTCGGCGATCCTGCGCCGGGCCGACCTCGGCCTCACCTACGGCGGAGACGCGGTCAAGGCCGAATACGCCGGCTCCAGCACGATCAAGGTCGGCGGCCCTGGGCGGTCCAAGACCCTCATCGCCCGGGACCGGGCCACCCCGCGGACGGTCGAGGCGGTGGCCGAGTCGGTCACCGCGCTCTCCGGCACGGCGTGCGTGAACACCACCGCGGTGCTGGTCGAGGGCGACCACACCGGGTTCGCCCGGGAACTCGCCGCCCTGCTCGGCGAGCGCGCCGCGGAGCGGCGGGGCACCGAGGACCACCTCGGCCCCCGGGTCGCCGATGAGGCGGCCGAGGCGCTCCTGGCGCACCTGCGCGGCCGGCCGGGGGCCCGCCCCGTGACGCCCCTGGACGAGGTGGCCGCCGCGCACCCCGAGGGCGGGACCGTCCTGGGGCCGGCGGTCCTCACCGTCGACGGCCCCGGGAACCCCCTGCTCGCCGCGGAACTGCCGTTCCCGTGCGTCTGGGTCGCCCCCTGGACCCGGGAGGACGGCGCCGGCCCGCTCCGCGACTCCCTCGTCGTCAACGCGGTCACCGGCGACGCGGAGCTGATCGACGCGCTGCTGCGCGACCCGGGCATCACCAACGTCCACCTGGACGCCCCGACCGTGCGCGGCGGCGGAGACCTGCCGCACGAGGACTACATCGGCGGCTTCCTGATGCGCAACAAGGCGGTGGTCACCGGGTAGCCCTCCGCCGGCGCCCCGGCCCCGGAGACCCGGCCGACGCCCTCCCCCGCCGGAGCGGCGGCGCCGGGGCCGGCCGCGCCCCGGCGCGCGGGCACCGCGGCCGCCGCGGCGAACGGGGCCGGGGCGGCCGCGGGCCGTGGACGAGCCGCAGTCGCCGCCCGGGGCCGAGCCGCGCCTCCGGCCCTCCGAAGGGGCGCTCCGATGACCGCACGCCGCCTCGGGGCGCCCGCTGCGCCGGCTTCGCGGAAGAGCACCCGCCCGCAGATCCGGGCCGGTCCGGCGCGGCGGGCGCCTTCCAGCGGCGGCTCCGGCGGCGCCGCGCGGGCGCGGCGGGGACAGGGGCGGGCGCCCGCCGATCGCGTCGCCGCTCCCGCATCCCGGGGCGGGGGCGCACCGGTTCAGGCGTGCGGGGGCTCCCCGGTGACCTGGTGGTCGGCGTGGTTGAGCGCCTCCAGGACGAGGCGGCGCAGGTGGCCGTCGCGCAGCGTGTAGAGCACGCGGCGGCTCTCCCGGCGGGAGTCCACCAGCCCGGCCAGGCGCAGCTTGGCCAGGTGCTGGCTGACCGAGGTGCGCGAGGCGCCGCTGGCCCGGGTGAGCGTGGTGACGTCGGCCTCGCCCTGCGCCATGGTCCACAGCAGGTGCAGCCGGGTCGGGTCGGACAGCAGCCGGAACACCGACGCCGCGGCCGCCAGCCGCTCGCCGCTGGGCGGGGCGTCATGCGAAAGGCTCGCGGTCGCCGTCTCCTCGCCGATGCCCATGGGCTCATCTTAGGGCGAGCCCCGTCCGCCGGAGCGCCGCTGCACGGCGGGGCGGCAGGACCCGATCCCGGCGGCGGCCGAGACCGGATGCGGCGGTGCCGGCTGGGAGAGGGCCGGCGCCGTCCCCGAGAGGCCGCCGGGTGCGCGGCCGCCGTCCAGGGCGTTCGACCGCGGGCCGCCCCCCGCCTTCTCCACCGGTCTTGACGCTGCGGGGCGGAGCGCTCCGGCCTCCCGCGGCGCCGCGGCCGACGCGGGGGAGGGGCGTGCCGCGGCCCGGTCTTGCGGGGCAGCGGGGTTCCGGGCGGGACGGCCGCCCCGCCGGTCGAACCGGGCGGCCGTCCGCATGCCCGAGGGGCTCGGAGAGAGCGCGGCGCCCTGCGCGCGGCGGAGCGCCGCGGCGCTCACCGCACGGCGCGGGCGACGAGGTCGGCGATCGCCTTCTCCTCCGCGGGGCCGATGGCGGTCAGCGCGAACGAGGTCGGCCAGAACGAGCCGTCGTCGAGGGCCGCGGTGTCATTGAACCCGAACGTCGCGTAGCGGGACTTGAACTTCGCCGCGCTCTGGAAGAAGCAGAGGATCTTCCCGTCGAGCGCGTAGGCCGGCATCCCGTACCAGGTCTTCGGGGCGAGCCGCGGCGCGGCGGCGGTGACGATCTCGTGCACCCGGCGCGCGAGGGCGCGGTCCGGCTCCGGCATCTCCTCGATCTTGGCGAGCAGGTCGTTCCGGTCGGCCTCGGCCTTCGCGGCGCCCTTCGCGCGGCGGGCCTCGGCCCGCACCTCGGCGGCGCGCTCCTTCATCGCGGCGCGCTCTTCGGCGGAGAGGCCGGCCGATCCGGTCTTGCCGGTCTTGGAGGTGGCCATGTCATGTCCCATCTGTGCGTGCGGTCGGTTCGGAGCGTGCCCGGACAGGAGCCCGGGGCGCTCGTGCGAGGAGCAGCGGGAGGGCGAAGCCGCGGAACCCGAGGCCGGCCGCTCCGCGCCGCGCACCCGCACCGCGCCGCCGCCATCCCGCCCCACCCCGTTCCGTGCGGGGAACACCGAGCCAACGGCGGTGTCCATGCAGATCACGCTACGGGGGCGGGCGGGGGCGCGCTTCTCGATTCCTGACCGGTCCTCTCGGCCGGGCGGGCATCGGCCGGAGGCGGCCGTCCGCTCCCTATCCCCGGAACCGGGCGGGCGCGGTGTCCAGGGCGGCCAGAGCGGCCCGGGCCACCATGCGGTCATGGTTGCGCGCGATGTCCAGGCCGGTCAGCGCGGTGAACCTGCGCAGCCGGTAGTCGACCGTGTTCGGATGCACGTCCAGCCGGGCGGCGGTCCGGCGCCGGTTGAGATCGGTCTCCAGGTGCACGCGCAGGGTGGGCAGCAGGTCCGGGTTGGCGTGCGCGGGCCCCAGCAGCTCCACCAGATGGTCCAGGGCGGGTCCGGGCCGGGTGAGCTGGTGCTCCAGCAGCAGGTCGGGCAGGCGGTACAGGCCGGGCGGCCGGCGCGAGGCGACGGCCAGGTCGCGCAGCTCGGTGGCCAGCCGCGCGGCGTCGGGGACCCCGGACGGGGCGCAGACCGCCGCGCCGGCGGTCACCGACGCCCCGGCCGCCGAACCCAGCGCGCGGACGAGATCGGCCGTGCGGTCCCAGTCGGCCCGGCCCGCGCCCTGCCCGGCGAGGGGGACCAGGGCGAGCCCCTCGGACGAGGAGATCCGCGACAGGACCGGCTCGGCGCTGCGCCGCTCCAGCTCGGTGCGGAGCCGGCGCACCTTGCGGCGGGCAGCCACGCCCGTGCTCACCCCCGGCGCCCGCTCGTCGGGATGCGCGTCGATCGCCAGGGACAGCACCAGGTAGCAGGCGGGCGGCCGGATCCCCGCATGGACCGCCGACTCCTCGTCCCAGGACCCCTCCAGCAGCGCGGACAGCAGGGATTGGCGGTCCGCGGTGCCTTCGCCGAGCAGCGCGCGGTACTCCTCGGTGTAGCCTCCGGTGACCGCGGAGGTGACCCTTCCCAGGAAGCCGACGAGCAGCCGGTTGACCGCCAGCGCGTCGGCGAGGTCGCCGGGGCCGGCGGCGGAGGCGACGGCGTCCAGGCAGGCGAGGGCGCCGACGTGGTAGGCGGTGACGACCGCGTCCACCGGGACGCCCTCCTCGGCGCGCTTGGCCGCCGACGAGCGGATCCGGTCGAGCTCCGCCCCCTCCGGCAGCAGGCCGGTGCGCAGCGCCGCCGCGAACGCGCAGATCGTCCATTCCATGATCTTCCGGACGTCGCCGGCCAATTCCTCGGCGGGCAGTTTCCGGTAGATCTCCACCTCGCCGGTGAGCCGCTCCGTCACCCGCGCGGTCAGTTCGGGGAGGGCGGCCATCAGCGTGCGGTGCAGTTCGGCCCCGCCGAAAGAGGGGGCCGACCAGTCCCCGCCCGCCCGGTCGGTGCGCAGAACGGCCCGCGGTTTGTGAACGGTCACAGTTTCCCCGCCCATTCTCTGATCGAAGATCCAAGTCGCCGCGCCGAAATCGGACCCCATTATGTGATGGGACGTTACCGGCGAGAAACAGGAAAAGGGAGGCCCCGTGGGCGGGCGACGGATCTTCGGCGGGCTGGCGGCGGCGTTCACGGCGTTGGGGGCGGGCTGGGCGGCCGCACCGGCACACGCCTCCGGCGGGGGAGGGGAAGGCCCCCTCGACTACGTCGCCCTGGGCGACTCGGCGGCCGCCGGACCGCTCATCCCCGACCAGGACCCCAACCTGGCCTGCCTGCGCTCCGACCGCAACTATCCGGCCGTGGTAGCCGAAGCGCTGGGCGCCGACCTGACCGACGTCACCTGCTCGGGGGCCCGGCTCTCGGACCTGTCCGAGCGGCAGTACGGCCTCCTGCCGCCCCAGTACCGGGCCCTGGACGAGGAGACGGACCTGGTGACCATCACCATCGGAGGCAACGACGTCGACCTGGTCACCAGGGCACTGACCTGCCTGAATTTCAAACCCGAGCCTTATGGGATCTCCTGCGAGGAGCGCCTGACCTCCGGCGGCGACCGGATCGCCGAGGACGTGGACGCCTGGGAGCCCGAGTTCGGCGCCGCCCTGGCCCGGATCGGCGAGCTCGCACCCGACGCCCGGATCGTCGTGGCGGGGTACGGCCACTACATCCGGGAGGGCGGCTGCTGGCCCGACCAGCCGATCTGGGGGCGCGACGGCGACTATCTGCAGCGTTCGGTGAGCCACCTCAACGACGCCCTGGAGCGCCAGGCCGGCGAGCACGGCGCCGAATTCGTGGACCTGGAGCCCGTCAGCGAGGGCCATGACGTCTGCGCGGCGCCCGGCGACCGCTACCTGGAAGGCCTCGTTCCCACCAGCCCGGCCATGACGCTGCACCCCAACGCC from Nocardiopsis composta encodes:
- a CDS encoding aldehyde dehydrogenase family protein, producing MPAPAVPGAAAEAAELELPLLTARGEQRTRARETVHAVGGPPVASLSLAPDLLVAQTLARQKRAAPLPAEERARRLAEAAERFLDDVLGGLAFAEHVRLVRQVSGHNAALSERLSRAVADAIAQAPDRADRARPRGSVRSWREVGRGGGSGVWTRRGETLGAVLSGNTPTIQNGWLQALALGYRVAVRPSRREPFTAHRVIAALRAAGFRDTDAAYLPTARTGASAILRRADLGLTYGGDAVKAEYAGSSTIKVGGPGRSKTLIARDRATPRTVEAVAESVTALSGTACVNTTAVLVEGDHTGFARELAALLGERAAERRGTEDHLGPRVADEAAEALLAHLRGRPGARPVTPLDEVAAAHPEGGTVLGPAVLTVDGPGNPLLAAELPFPCVWVAPWTREDGAGPLRDSLVVNAVTGDAELIDALLRDPGITNVHLDAPTVRGGGDLPHEDYIGGFLMRNKAVVTG
- a CDS encoding iron chaperone; protein product: MATSKTGKTGSAGLSAEERAAMKERAAEVRAEARRAKGAAKAEADRNDLLAKIEEMPEPDRALARRVHEIVTAAAPRLAPKTWYGMPAYALDGKILCFFQSAAKFKSRYATFGFNDTAALDDGSFWPTSFALTAIGPAEEKAIADLVARAVR
- a CDS encoding ArsR/SmtB family transcription factor, with product MGIGEETATASLSHDAPPSGERLAAAASVFRLLSDPTRLHLLWTMAQGEADVTTLTRASGASRTSVSQHLAKLRLAGLVDSRRESRRVLYTLRDGHLRRLVLEALNHADHQVTGEPPHA
- a CDS encoding SGNH/GDSL hydrolase family protein, which codes for MGGRRIFGGLAAAFTALGAGWAAAPAHASGGGGEGPLDYVALGDSAAAGPLIPDQDPNLACLRSDRNYPAVVAEALGADLTDVTCSGARLSDLSERQYGLLPPQYRALDEETDLVTITIGGNDVDLVTRALTCLNFKPEPYGISCEERLTSGGDRIAEDVDAWEPEFGAALARIGELAPDARIVVAGYGHYIREGGCWPDQPIWGRDGDYLQRSVSHLNDALERQAGEHGAEFVDLEPVSEGHDVCAAPGDRYLEGLVPTSPAMTLHPNARGMAAFGGAIAESLGAREQAPLG
- a CDS encoding PucR family transcriptional regulator; this encodes MTVHKPRAVLRTDRAGGDWSAPSFGGAELHRTLMAALPELTARVTERLTGEVEIYRKLPAEELAGDVRKIMEWTICAFAAALRTGLLPEGAELDRIRSSAAKRAEEGVPVDAVVTAYHVGALACLDAVASAAGPGDLADALAVNRLLVGFLGRVTSAVTGGYTEEYRALLGEGTADRQSLLSALLEGSWDEESAVHAGIRPPACYLVLSLAIDAHPDERAPGVSTGVAARRKVRRLRTELERRSAEPVLSRISSSEGLALVPLAGQGAGRADWDRTADLVRALGSAAGASVTAGAAVCAPSGVPDAARLATELRDLAVASRRPPGLYRLPDLLLEHQLTRPGPALDHLVELLGPAHANPDLLPTLRVHLETDLNRRRTAARLDVHPNTVDYRLRRFTALTGLDIARNHDRMVARAALAALDTAPARFRG